In the Arthrobacter sp. CDRTa11 genome, TTCCGGTGCAGGCGATGGTGCCGCGGCGGAACACTGACGGCCGGGCGGAGAGGCCCAGTGCGTCCAGCTCAGCTACCAGCGGCTCAACCTGTTCCTTGGCAACGTCCAGCACCACGAGCTTTTGGTGCGGCGTGGTGCGCAGGCGGTAGGAGCCGCGGGCCTCGAGCGTGTCAGCGAGCTTGACCAGCGCAGCGCCGGAGAGGCGGCCGGCCAGCGGGGTGGCGCCGATGAAGAACTTGCCGTCCTTCTGCTCGTGCACGCCGATGTGGTCACCCGGTGACGTGGGCTTGGGCGCGGCGGGACCGTCGGCCAGCTTGTAGCCCAGGTATTCGTCCTCGAGGATCTGGCGGAACTTCTCCGGACCCCAGTCAGCCATCAGGAACTTCAGGCGTGCCTTGGTGCGCATGCGGCGGTAACCGTAGTCGCGGAAGATGCTGGTGACGCCGAGCCATACTTCGGCGGCCTCCTCGGGCTTCACGAAGGCACCCAGGCGCTTGCCGAGCATCGGGTTGGTGGAGAGGGCGCCGCCGGCCCAGAGGTCATAGCCCACGCCCAGCTCGGGGTGCTTGACTCCCACGAGGGCGAAATCGTTGATCTCGTGGACCACGTCCTGGCTGGGGTGGCCGGTGATGGCAGTCTTGTACTTGCGCGGCAGGTTGGAGAGCAGCGGGTTGCCGATGAAGCGTTCGCCCAGCTCAGCAATCAGCGGCGTGGGGTCGATGATCTCATCCTTGGCGATGCCGGCCACCGGGGAGCCCAGGATGACGCGGGGCACGTCGCCGCAGGCCTCGGTGGTGGACAGGCCAACACCTTCCAGGCGGTTCCAGATTTCCGGGATGTCTTCCACCCGGATCCAGTGCAGCTGGATGTTCTGGCGGTCCGTGAGGTCGGCGGAATCCCGCGCAAAATCAACCGAGATCTGGCCGATAACGCGCAGCTGCTCGGTGGTGAGCGCACCGCCGTCGATCCTGACCCGGAGCATGAAGTACTTGTCCTCAAGCTCGTGCGGCTCCAACGTGGCGGTCTTGCCGCCGTCGATCCCGGGCTTGCGCTGGGTGTACAGGCCCCACCAGCGGAAGCGGCCATGCAGGTCCTGGCCGGGGATAGAGTCGAAGCCCTCTTTGGAGTAGATGGACTCGATACGCTCGCGCACGTTAAGGCCGTCGTCTTCCTGTTTCCAGGTTTCGTTGGCGTTCAGCGGGGTTTTGCCGTCCACTTTCCACTGCCCGTGCGGCTTGGCGGCAGGGCGGGAAGAGGTGCGTGCGGGGCGCTTGGAGGCAGCGGAGTCCGCGGACGCTCCGGCTAGAGCTGTATCAGTCATGCATCGACTGTAGGGCCCACCCGAATAGCGTCACAAAGGTCCCGGAAACCCTAGGTCACCTAGGGAAACATTTCGTCACGAAACGCCGGACAGCCTTGAAGACGGCAGCGTGCTGTGCTTCGGCGGCGGTGTTCTAGAGAGCGGCGGCGGTGTGTTTTAGTGGCGGTGTTAGCGGGCGGCTGCGACGGCGGCGTCGTAGCGTTCCAGCGCAATCTCAGCCAGCACGGGCGACGGCAGCAGCGGCGCGGTCACGAGGTCGGCCCCCGCCTTGGCGAGCTGGTCGTGGAAGTAGCCCGGCGCCAGGAGGTAGGAAGCGATCACCACGCGGCCGCCCAGGTCAACGCCGCCGGCGGACTCCCCTGCGCCGGCACCGCCTTCGGCTTCCTCGCGGAGCATGGCGACGGCGTCGGGCACCGAGGGCTTGGCGGACGCCCCGTAGGCGGCGACGATCCTGTTGGACCGCAGCTCGCTCAGGTGCCCCAGGAGCTCCTCGACGCTGACCGCGGCATTGGGGTTGGAGGACCCCGCGGCGGCAAGGACGACGGCGTCGCGGTCGGTGACGCCCGCTTCGCGCAGTCGCTGGTCCAACAGGGCTGCCAGCCGCGGGTCCGGGCCCAATGGCGCGGCGGCGAGGCTTCCCGGCCGGCTCTTGACGGCCCGGGCGATGTCCACCTTCACGTGGTAGCCCACGCTCAGCAGCAGCGGCACCACCACAGCGCTTTCCCCTTCGGGCAGGCCCGCAACAACGTCCACAAGATCCGGCTGCTGGACGTCCACATACGCCTCGCGCACGTCGAGTCCGGGGCGCAGGGCCGCGATGGCGTCACGCAGGGCGTTGACCTCCGCGGCGCCCTGGGGGTTGGACGTCCCATGGGCACAGGCGATCATGATGGGGCTGTTCATAGGGGCTAGCGTAACGTTGGAGCCGCCCTGTCCGCCCTCTTTGAAACCGCCGGGACGCTCCATGACATTCCCTTTTGACATCGCCCTGGTATGGCTGGACCTGGCCGGCGTCTTCTTCTTCGCCGTATCCGGATCCCTCCTGGCAGCCCGGAAACAGTTCGACTTCGTGGGCTCGCTGCTCCTGGCCTCCCTTGTGTCCCTGGGCGGCGGCGTGATCCGCGACATCATCCTCAACACCACCCCGGCCGCCTTCACCAACCCCGCCTACCTGGTTCCCCCGGTCCTGGCCACCGTGCTGGTCTACTTCCTCTTCTCCAGCGTCCAGCGCTTCACCTCGCTCCTGACCCTGTTCGACGCCGGCGGGCTGGCCCTGTTCTGCATCACCGGCACGCTCAAGGCACTTGCGCTGGGCATCAACCCGGTGGCGGCTGTGCTTTTGGG is a window encoding:
- a CDS encoding sirohydrochlorin chelatase, with amino-acid sequence MNSPIMIACAHGTSNPQGAAEVNALRDAIAALRPGLDVREAYVDVQQPDLVDVVAGLPEGESAVVVPLLLSVGYHVKVDIARAVKSRPGSLAAAPLGPDPRLAALLDQRLREAGVTDRDAVVLAAAGSSNPNAAVSVEELLGHLSELRSNRIVAAYGASAKPSVPDAVAMLREEAEGGAGAGESAGGVDLGGRVVIASYLLAPGYFHDQLAKAGADLVTAPLLPSPVLAEIALERYDAAVAAAR
- a CDS encoding trimeric intracellular cation channel family protein; translated protein: MTFPFDIALVWLDLAGVFFFAVSGSLLAARKQFDFVGSLLLASLVSLGGGVIRDIILNTTPAAFTNPAYLVPPVLATVLVYFLFSSVQRFTSLLTLFDAGGLALFCITGTLKALALGINPVAAVLLGVTTAVGGGLLRDITANEVPQLFDPSDLYALPAFSGAALTAVLWVLGGFTALTACGVAAVVFTFRVVAWRRSWRIPLAVRGWHRLGVDEGKLRDGN
- a CDS encoding nitrite/sulfite reductase codes for the protein MTDTALAGASADSAASKRPARTSSRPAAKPHGQWKVDGKTPLNANETWKQEDDGLNVRERIESIYSKEGFDSIPGQDLHGRFRWWGLYTQRKPGIDGGKTATLEPHELEDKYFMLRVRIDGGALTTEQLRVIGQISVDFARDSADLTDRQNIQLHWIRVEDIPEIWNRLEGVGLSTTEACGDVPRVILGSPVAGIAKDEIIDPTPLIAELGERFIGNPLLSNLPRKYKTAITGHPSQDVVHEINDFALVGVKHPELGVGYDLWAGGALSTNPMLGKRLGAFVKPEEAAEVWLGVTSIFRDYGYRRMRTKARLKFLMADWGPEKFRQILEDEYLGYKLADGPAAPKPTSPGDHIGVHEQKDGKFFIGATPLAGRLSGAALVKLADTLEARGSYRLRTTPHQKLVVLDVAKEQVEPLVAELDALGLSARPSVFRRGTIACTGIEYCKLAIVETKVTAATAVAELERRLADLAASGELPHALSLHINGCPNSCARIQTADIGLKGMMLPTPDGDPTPGFQVHLGGGLASTDREEAGLGRTVRGLKVYVEDLPDYVERVVRSFVAKRSENQTFAEWAHAADEGDLQ